In the genome of Verrucomicrobiota bacterium, the window ATTCCGAAGCGCCCAAGGTGTTGGTGGACGCCGGCGGTTACCGGCGGCAAGCCCGCGATGCGATGGTGGAAAAGGCCAGGGCCGCCGCTGAAAAAGTCAAACGATGGGGTGATATCGTCGAGTTGGAACCGATGAACGCGTTTGAACGGCGCATCATCCATCACGCATTGCGAGACGATCCCACGGTGGAGACCTACAGCGTGGAAGTGGAAGGCACGAGCAAGAAGGCCATTTTGCTCCGGCCCCGGCGCGCTTGATTCAAAGGTTGAATTTCC includes:
- a CDS encoding KH domain-containing protein, whose protein sequence is MPQDPKTVLQTLLEHLGFPSTIESFEEDGSPTLNIVSDDAGRLIGRQGQTLNDLQYLLNRMLLQQHSEAPKVLVDAGGYRRQARDAMVEKARAAAEKVKRWGDIVELEPMNAFERRIIHHALRDDPTVETYSVEVEGTSKKAILLRPRRA